In one window of Duganella dendranthematis DNA:
- a CDS encoding ATP-binding protein, translating into MLSDHDAPLVARLCRDLDGIALAIELAASRIDALGLHAVTQHFDAGASLSWPGRRTANARHQTLRATLDWSFNLLPDAERLLLRRLSVLTGTFSLEAAIAICCPDQDQFAAMELLANLVSKSLVAVHAGGATLRYRMLDTTRSYCRNLLQVSDELAAVTQRHAEFFQRWIGRFDGQSPDADLIEQDLPNLRAALDWYLLDRRHVGRALELAAQTCPLLLQHSQLVECSRWAQAALQHLPPALAGSQLEMRLQRALGQSLMFLGSGRNGRASAAYRRSIALAEQLDDLPELLQLLSGYLVLLHREGAYTEALAIGHQAQSLLQGRDDPQARFMVDALMGVCLHLTGQVEAARQHWENCFSYAASAPQVLDSRVGFEYHIRALCGLSRTLWLTGHPAQAYALAAETILKAKHYGHAVTYCLALIWAGSVYSYAEDVERIAAVADELERVGKQHSLEPYRNSADILYGQVLLLQGQPAAGGERIRDAVESLHDYGYEMLTSMALTLMAKGLSDLALHAASLSMCEQAEATIRRGGDLLRLPEFLTTRGGCQANMGRHADAEQSFLAAIALAQQQGAWSEQLRASVALVQLRQAHGAVDAAALLLPLVDAARHEHSPDLARARALLGHPAGDAAHAVPVAL; encoded by the coding sequence ATGCTGTCGGACCACGATGCGCCGCTGGTGGCGCGCCTGTGCCGCGACCTGGACGGCATCGCGCTGGCGATCGAGCTGGCCGCCAGTCGCATCGACGCGCTCGGCCTGCACGCCGTCACCCAGCATTTTGACGCCGGTGCCTCGCTGTCGTGGCCCGGCCGCCGCACCGCCAACGCCCGCCACCAGACGCTGCGCGCCACGCTCGACTGGAGCTTCAACCTGCTGCCGGACGCGGAACGGCTGCTGCTGCGCCGGCTGTCGGTGCTGACCGGCACGTTCTCGCTGGAGGCCGCCATCGCCATCTGCTGTCCCGACCAGGACCAGTTTGCGGCCATGGAGCTGCTGGCCAATCTGGTGTCGAAGTCGCTGGTGGCGGTGCACGCCGGCGGCGCCACGCTGCGCTACCGCATGCTCGACACCACCCGCTCGTATTGCCGCAACCTGTTGCAGGTATCCGATGAACTGGCGGCGGTGACGCAGCGTCACGCCGAATTTTTCCAGCGCTGGATCGGCCGCTTCGACGGCCAGTCGCCCGACGCCGACCTGATCGAACAAGACCTGCCCAATCTGCGCGCCGCGCTGGACTGGTATCTGCTCGACCGCCGGCACGTCGGCCGCGCGCTCGAACTGGCGGCGCAGACCTGCCCGCTGCTGCTGCAGCACTCGCAGCTGGTCGAATGCTCGCGCTGGGCGCAGGCGGCGCTGCAACACCTGCCGCCGGCGCTGGCCGGTTCGCAGCTGGAAATGCGCCTGCAGCGCGCGCTCGGCCAGTCGCTGATGTTCCTCGGCAGCGGCCGCAACGGCCGCGCCAGCGCCGCCTATCGCCGCAGCATCGCGCTGGCCGAGCAGCTGGACGACTTGCCGGAGCTGTTGCAACTGCTGAGCGGCTACCTGGTGCTGCTGCACCGGGAAGGCGCGTACACCGAGGCGCTGGCCATCGGCCACCAGGCGCAGTCGCTGCTGCAGGGGCGCGACGATCCGCAGGCGCGCTTCATGGTCGATGCGCTGATGGGCGTCTGCCTGCACCTGACCGGTCAGGTCGAGGCCGCCCGGCAGCACTGGGAGAACTGCTTCAGCTACGCGGCCAGCGCGCCACAGGTGCTCGATTCCCGGGTGGGCTTTGAATACCACATCCGCGCGCTGTGCGGCCTTAGCCGGACACTGTGGCTGACCGGCCATCCGGCCCAGGCCTACGCACTGGCGGCAGAGACCATTCTCAAGGCCAAACACTACGGCCACGCGGTCACCTACTGCCTGGCGCTGATCTGGGCCGGTTCGGTCTACAGCTATGCCGAGGACGTCGAGCGCATCGCCGCCGTCGCCGACGAACTGGAACGGGTCGGCAAGCAGCATTCGCTGGAACCGTACCGCAACTCCGCCGACATCCTGTACGGCCAGGTACTGCTGCTGCAAGGACAGCCGGCCGCCGGCGGCGAGCGCATCCGCGATGCGGTGGAGTCGCTGCACGACTACGGTTACGAGATGCTGACCAGCATGGCGCTGACACTGATGGCCAAGGGCCTGTCCGACCTGGCGCTGCACGCCGCCAGCCTGTCGATGTGCGAGCAGGCCGAAGCCACCATCCGGCGCGGCGGCGACCTGCTGCGCCTGCCCGAATTTCTGACCACGCGCGGCGGCTGCCAGGCCAATATGGGCCGCCATGCCGACGCCGAACAGAGCTTCCTGGCGGCGATCGCGCTGGCGCAGCAACAGGGCGCCTGGTCGGAACAGCTGCGCGCCAGCGTGGCGCTGGTGCAATTGCGCCAGGCGCACGGCGCCGTGGACGCGGCGGCGCTGCTGCTGCCGCTGGTGGACGCCGCCCGGCACGAGCACTCACCGGACCTGGCGCGCGCCCGCGCGCTGCTCGGCCACCCGGCCGGCGACGCCGCGCACGCTGTCCCGGTCGCGCTCTAG